The following coding sequences are from one Nicotiana tomentosiformis chromosome 3, ASM39032v3, whole genome shotgun sequence window:
- the LOC104102927 gene encoding bidirectional sugar transporter SWEET5 isoform X2 — MQFRPDPYVATVLNCAVWIFYGMPFVHPDSLLVITINGIGLVIELIYVSIFFIYSEWPKRRRIIIALIIEVIFVAIVIFVTLTFLHDTKSRSMLVGILAVIFNILMYTSPLTVMRRVISTKSVKYMPFFLSLANFANGCIWFAYAFLKFDPYILVPNGLGALSGALQLILYATYYRSTNWDDDGKSSEIELPGNTTP; from the exons ATGCAATTCAGACCAGACCCTTATGTTGCTACTGTTCTAAATTGTGCAGTGTGGATATTTTATGGAATGCCCTTTGTTCATCCAGATAGCCTTCTGGTCATCACCATTAACGGCATCGGTCTTGTTATAGAATTAATTTATGTCTCAATCTTCTTTATCTATTCCGAATGGCCAAAACGT CGGAGGATTATAATTGCTTTGATAATTGAAGTAATATTTGTGGCGATCGTCATTTTCGTTACGCTTACTTTCCTCCATGATACCAAGTCCAGATCCATGCTTGTTGGAATATTGGCTGTCATTTTCAATATTCTTATGTACACTTCGCCCCTCACCGTCATG CGTCGAGTCATCAGCACCAAGAGTGTGAAATACATGCCATTTTTCCTGTCACTTGCAAACTTTGCTAATGGATGTATTTGGTTCGCCTATGCATTCCTCAAATTTGATCCCTACATCTTG GTACCTAATGGCCTGGGAGCGTTATCTGGAGCACTTCAGCTCATCCTTTATGCAACATATTATCGCTCCACCAACTGGGACGATGATGGAAAGTCAAGTGAAATTGAACTTCCAGGGAACACCACACCCTAA
- the LOC104102926 gene encoding serine/threonine-protein kinase 52-like, with protein sequence MNTEKKGEAENEMEKSSDGFVRADQIDLKSLDEQLEKHLNRAWTMEKKKPFDDSCINYTTATATATAAALSLSSSVKPKKRYDWEIDPSKLIIKSVIARGTFGTVHRGIYDGQDVAVKLLDWGEEGHRTDAEIASLRAAFTQEVSVWHKLDHSNVTKFIGATMGSSGLNVQTENGHIGMPSNICCVIVEYLPGGALKSYLIKNRRKKLAFKVVVQIALDMARGLSYLHSEKIVHRDVKTENMLLDKTRTVKIADFGVARVEASNPNDMTGETGTLGYMAPEVLNGNPYNRKCDVYSFGICVWEIYCCDMPYSNLSFSEVTSAVVCQNLRPEIPRCCPSSLANVMKRCWDANPDKRPEMNEVASMIEAIDTSKGGGMIPADQQQGCLCFRKYRGP encoded by the exons ATGAACACAGAGAAAAAAGGGGAAGCAGAAAACGAAATGGAGAAGAGCAGTGATGGGTTTGTAAGAGCTGATCAGATTGATTTGAAGAGTTTGGATGAACAACTGGAGAAGCACCTTAACAGAGCATGGACTATGGAAAAGAAGAAACCATTCGATGATTCGTGCATTAATTACACTACCGCCACCGCCACCGCCACTGCTGCTGCCCTCTCTTTATCTTCCTCCGTCAAGCCCAAGAAAAGATACGACTGGGAAATTGACCCTTCCAAGCTTATCATCAAAAGTGTCATTGCTCGTGGCACTTTTGGTACCGTCCACCGTGGCATTTACGACGGCCAAGATGTTGCCG TGAAACTACTGGACTGGGGGGAAGAGGGCCACAGAACAGATGCTGAAATAGCATCACTAAGGGCAGCTTTTACTCAGGAAGTTTCAGTGTGGCATAAGCTTGACCATTCTAATGTTACAAAG TTCATCGGAGCAACCATGGGCTCTTCTGGGCTAAATGTACAAACAGAAAATGGTCACATTGGCATGCCTAGTAACATATGCTGCGTCATAGTGGAGTACCTTCCGGGCGGTGCATTAAAATCTTACCTTATCAAGAACAGAAGAAAGAAGCTAGCATTCAAAGTAGTTGTGCAGATTGCACTTGATATGGCCAGAGG GTTAAGTTACCTTCACTCTGAGAAGATTGTGCATAGAGATGTCAAGACAGAGAATATGCTATTGGATAAGACACGTACAGTAAAAATTGCAGATTTTGGGGTTGCTCGCGTTGAGGCCTCTAATCCCAATGACATGACCGGGGAGACTGGAACCCTTGGATATATGGCTCCTGAG GTTCTCAATGGCAATCCATACAATAGAAAATGCGATGTTTACAGTTTTGGCATATGTGTGTGGGAGATCTACTGCTGTGACATGCCATATTCTAATCTCAGCTTCTCAGAAGTAACTTCAGCTGTGGTTTGCCAG AATCTGAGACCAGAAATACCAAGGTGTTGCCCTAGTTCCCTTGCTAATGTAATGAAGAGATGTTGGGACGCTAACCCTGACAAGCGGCCTGAGATGAACGAGGTAGCATCCATGATAGAGGCTATTGATACATCAAAAGGCGGAGGAATGATTCCCGCTGATCAACAACAGGGTTGTTTGTGTTTCCGAAAGTATCGTGGGCCTTGA
- the LOC104102927 gene encoding bidirectional sugar transporter SWEET5 isoform X1, producing MANTETIRTIVGIIGNVISFFLFLSPVPTFIKIWKVKTVMQFRPDPYVATVLNCAVWIFYGMPFVHPDSLLVITINGIGLVIELIYVSIFFIYSEWPKRRRIIIALIIEVIFVAIVIFVTLTFLHDTKSRSMLVGILAVIFNILMYTSPLTVMRRVISTKSVKYMPFFLSLANFANGCIWFAYAFLKFDPYILVPNGLGALSGALQLILYATYYRSTNWDDDGKSSEIELPGNTTP from the exons ATGGCGAATACAGAGACAATAAGGACgattgttggaattattg GAAATGTTATATCTTTCTTCCTCTTCCTATCCCCTGT GCCAACGTTCATTAAAATATGGAAAGTAAAGACGGTGATGCAATTCAGACCAGACCCTTATGTTGCTACTGTTCTAAATTGTGCAGTGTGGATATTTTATGGAATGCCCTTTGTTCATCCAGATAGCCTTCTGGTCATCACCATTAACGGCATCGGTCTTGTTATAGAATTAATTTATGTCTCAATCTTCTTTATCTATTCCGAATGGCCAAAACGT CGGAGGATTATAATTGCTTTGATAATTGAAGTAATATTTGTGGCGATCGTCATTTTCGTTACGCTTACTTTCCTCCATGATACCAAGTCCAGATCCATGCTTGTTGGAATATTGGCTGTCATTTTCAATATTCTTATGTACACTTCGCCCCTCACCGTCATG CGTCGAGTCATCAGCACCAAGAGTGTGAAATACATGCCATTTTTCCTGTCACTTGCAAACTTTGCTAATGGATGTATTTGGTTCGCCTATGCATTCCTCAAATTTGATCCCTACATCTTG GTACCTAATGGCCTGGGAGCGTTATCTGGAGCACTTCAGCTCATCCTTTATGCAACATATTATCGCTCCACCAACTGGGACGATGATGGAAAGTCAAGTGAAATTGAACTTCCAGGGAACACCACACCCTAA